One window from the genome of Nicotiana sylvestris chromosome 9, ASM39365v2, whole genome shotgun sequence encodes:
- the LOC138877839 gene encoding uncharacterized protein yields MADLIELGMIDFDVIMGMNCLYSCFAKLDCRTRIMRLEFPNKPVVEWEGNNVMPKSRFISYLKAMKMIRKGSIYHLVRVADTTTEVYTLESVPIVNEFLVVFPDKLPGIPPDREIDFGIDVIPGTQPISILPYRMAPTE; encoded by the coding sequence ATGGCCGATCTTATTGAACTGGGAatgattgattttgatgtaataatgggaatgaattgtctttattcatgttttgccaAACTCGATTGTCGAACTAGGATCATGAGGCTTGAGTTTCCTAACAAGCCAGTTGTTGAGTGGGAGGGGAATAATGTTATGCCAAAGAgtaggtttatttcttaccttaaggccatGAAGATGATCAGGAAGGGGAGCATTTATCATCTGGTCCGAGTTGCGGACACCACTACTGAGGTGTATACCCTTGAATCTGTACCAATTGTGAATGAATTCCTCGTTGTGTTTCCGGACAAGCTCCCTGGGATTCCTCCAGACAGGGAGATCGATTTTGGGATTGATGTGATTCCAGGCACCCAACCTATATCCATTCTACCTTATAGAATGGCGCCAACAGAATGA
- the LOC138877840 gene encoding uncharacterized protein: protein MCPPVKQKLRKFLKINDEVSKQIKAKVRRVVEYLTWLDNIVPVPKKDGKVRIWMDEEDAEKTTFIPPWGVYCYNMMTFGLKNAGATYMRAMTTIFHDMIHKEIDVYVDDIIIKFKKVADHIADLRKFCDRLIRYNLKLNPAKCAFGVPTRKLLGFIISRRMIELDPSKVKAIQELPPPRSKRDVMSFLRCLNHISCFIAQSTVICEPTFKMPRKDADTSWTKDYQKAFDNIKEYLSTPPILVPLELGRSLVLYLSVLDGALRYVLRQRDETGRNVQDVYYLSKKFTPYEARMDPLKYIFQKPMTTRKLAKWKIQLREDIAEAYDGWRMFFDGAANFKRVGIGAVLVSIMGQHYLVSAKLRFPCTNNMAEYETCILGLNMAVDMNIQELLVIDDSDLFVYQVHANMIKVSPNELNATSLPWPFAAWGMDVISPIEPTASNGHRFILVAIVYFTKWVEAASYKAVTNKVVAYFVKNRIVCRFGVPKSIVTDNTANLNSDLMKAMYGKRINAVCHDQLYQNRMSKAFNKRVKERKFARGQLVLKKIFPHQDEAKGKFSPNWQGPYMVHRMLTRVALILADMDGEI from the exons atgtgtccgccagtaaagcagaaactcagaaagttcctGAAAATCAATGATGAGGTttccaagcagatcaaagccaaggttcgcAGGGTTGTTGAGTACCTTACCTGGTTGgataacattgtgccagtaccgaagaaagatgggaaagtcaga atctggatggatgaagaagacgcggaGAAAACAACTTTTATCCCACCTTggggggtatactgctacaaTATGATGAcgtttggtctaaagaatgctggggctacttacatgagagccatgacaaccatcttccatgatatgatacataaggagatagaTGTGTACGTGGACGACATCATTATCAAATTCAAGAAagtcgcagatcacatagcggacttaAGAAAGTTCTGTGACAGGCTAATAAGGTACAACTTAAagctgaaccccgcaaaatgtgcattcggggttcccacaagaaaattattgggattcattatCAGTCGTCGAAtgatcgagctggatccgtctaaagtcaaagccattcaagagttaccgccacctaggagcaaaagggacgtgatgagcttcctaagATGTCTCAATCATATCAgttgcttcatagcacagtccacagtcatatgtgaacccaccTTCAAGATGCCGAGGAAAGATGCCGACACAAGTTGGACCAAGGATtatcagaaagcttttgacaatatcaaggagtacctgtccacaccaccgaTTCTGGTCCCTCTAGAGCTAGGGCGGTCTCTggtactctatctatctgtattagatggagccttacGATATGTTCTGAGACAACGTGACGAGACAGGGAGAAATGTGCAAGAcgtatattacttgagtaagaagttcacaccttatgaagcacg gatggaccctttgaagtatatatttcagaagcccatgacGACTAGAAAGTTAGCCAAATGGAAGATACAattga GGGAAGACATTGccgaagcatatgacggttggaggatgttctttgacggagctgcaaatttcaaaagagttggcattggagcagttttggtatcaatAATGGGTCAACATTATTTGGTATccgctaaactcagatttccctgcaccaacaatatggcagaatatgaaacctgcatactaggactcaacatggcagtcgacatgaacattcaggagctgctggtaatcgATGATTCAGATTTGTTCGTGTACCAG GTACACGCCAATATGATAAAAGTgtcgccaaatgagctcaatgcaacaagcttacCTTGGCctttcgccgcctggggaatggatgtcattagtccgatcgagcccactgcttcaaatgggcacaggtttattctagtggccattgtttacttcacaaaatgggtagaggctgcatcttacaaagctgtaaccaacaAAGTTGTCGCATATTTTGTCAAAAATCGTATTGTTTGTCGTTTCGGAGTTCCcaagtccattgttactgataacactgccaatctcaacagtgatctaatgaaagccatgt atggaaaaagaattaacgcagtgtgtcacgaccaactttatcagaacagaatgtccaaagctttcaacaaaagggtgaAAGAAAGGAAATTTGCACGAGGACAGCTGGTGCTAAAAaagatcttcccgcatcaagatgaagccaaaggaaaattctctcccaactggcaaggtccttacatggttcatagGATGCTGACAAGAgtagcactcatacttgcagatatggatggagaaatctag